The proteins below come from a single Mucilaginibacter mali genomic window:
- the panD gene encoding aspartate 1-decarboxylase has protein sequence MIIEVLKSKLHRVKVTQAELNYVGSITIDEDLIEAANIIPNEKVQIVNNNNGARFETYVIKGERGSGTVCLNGATARLAQVGDVVIIMSYAYMEMDEARAYQPILIFPDNDNKLIK, from the coding sequence ATGATTATTGAAGTGCTAAAATCTAAGCTTCACCGGGTTAAAGTAACGCAAGCCGAGTTGAACTATGTAGGCAGTATCACTATTGACGAGGACCTGATTGAGGCCGCCAATATTATCCCCAACGAGAAAGTACAGATCGTTAACAATAACAACGGCGCCCGCTTTGAAACCTATGTAATAAAAGGCGAGCGAGGCAGCGGTACCGTTTGCCTTAACGGCGCTACCGCACGCTTAGCCCAGGTAGGCGATGTGGTGATCATCATGTCGTACGCCTATATGGAAATGGATGAAGCACGTGCCTATCAGCCGATATTGATCTTCCCTGATAACGATAATAAGCTGATCAAATAG
- a CDS encoding hydrogen peroxide-inducible genes activator, which yields MTLVQLEYAVAVDTYRNFVLAAEKCFVTQPTLSMQLQKLEDTLGVKIFDRSRQPVVPTEVGIEIIAQARILLAESQKIKEIVSDRQKELSGELKIGIIPTVSPYLLPRIITKFIDKYPQVKLMVWEQTTEQIIQQLKLGLIDCGILSTPLHEANLTEIPVFYENFVAYTSKSSKLFKKKNITSEDIDPEEIWVLNEGHCMREQVLNICQRRKTTQSFLHFEYNTGSVETLKRMVDQNNGATILPELALSELSDKQLDKVRYFKSPEPAREVSLVIQRNFLKRRMIEALKNEILEFVPKRMRSLKKKEIINI from the coding sequence ATGACTCTTGTACAACTGGAATACGCCGTAGCGGTTGATACCTACCGCAACTTTGTTTTAGCTGCCGAAAAATGCTTTGTTACCCAGCCTACGCTAAGCATGCAATTGCAAAAGCTGGAGGATACCCTGGGTGTAAAGATATTCGACCGCAGCCGACAGCCGGTTGTGCCTACCGAAGTTGGTATCGAGATCATAGCCCAGGCCCGCATCTTGCTGGCCGAAAGCCAAAAGATAAAAGAGATTGTAAGTGATCGCCAAAAGGAACTCTCAGGCGAATTAAAGATCGGTATCATCCCAACGGTATCACCTTACCTGCTGCCACGCATCATCACCAAATTTATTGACAAATACCCGCAGGTAAAGCTGATGGTATGGGAGCAAACCACCGAGCAGATCATCCAGCAGTTGAAGTTAGGCCTGATAGATTGCGGCATCCTGTCGACCCCGTTGCATGAAGCCAACCTAACGGAGATCCCCGTTTTTTACGAGAACTTTGTGGCTTACACCTCAAAAAGCAGTAAGCTGTTTAAAAAGAAGAATATCACATCCGAAGATATCGATCCCGAAGAAATATGGGTATTGAATGAGGGGCATTGCATGCGCGAGCAGGTACTTAATATTTGCCAGCGCCGCAAAACCACCCAAAGTTTTCTGCATTTTGAATACAATACCGGCAGTGTGGAAACCCTGAAGCGCATGGTAGACCAAAACAACGGCGCCACTATTTTACCCGAACTGGCCCTGTCCGAACTATCGGACAAGCAACTGGATAAGGTGCGCTACTTTAAATCGCCCGAGCCGGCACGCGAAGTAAGCCTGGTGATACAGCGCAACTTTTTAAAGCGCCGCATGATAGAAGCCTTGAAAAACGAGATACTGGAGTTTGTGCCGAAGCGCATGCGCAGTTTGAAAAAGAAGGAGATTATTAATATCTAA
- a CDS encoding chloramphenicol acetyltransferase, translating to MKQKLDVDSWNRKEHFRFFNSFDQPYFGVTVDVDCTRAYQNAKDLDVSFYSYYLHKILAAVNAVESFKYGIDGEDVYISGRVDASTTILRDDKTFGLSYIRYEEDIHDFHQVVIAEIERVKNTTGIFTTGPLTDVIHFSALPWVSFNNISQAHNNKSGDSCPKITVGKLTEANGIKSMPVHIHVHHGLVDGYHVGLYIDKLQQLLDG from the coding sequence ATGAAACAAAAGCTGGACGTTGACAGCTGGAACCGGAAGGAGCACTTCCGGTTTTTTAATTCCTTCGATCAGCCTTATTTTGGAGTGACCGTTGATGTGGATTGTACGCGCGCCTATCAAAATGCGAAAGACCTGGACGTATCATTTTACAGCTATTATCTGCACAAAATATTAGCTGCCGTTAACGCGGTTGAGAGTTTTAAGTACGGTATTGACGGCGAGGATGTTTATATCAGCGGCAGGGTTGATGCCTCGACCACTATTTTGCGCGATGATAAAACCTTCGGACTATCGTATATCAGGTACGAGGAGGATATTCATGATTTTCACCAGGTGGTTATTGCTGAAATTGAACGCGTTAAAAATACAACGGGCATCTTTACAACAGGCCCGCTAACTGATGTGATACACTTCTCAGCGCTCCCCTGGGTTAGCTTTAATAACATATCGCAGGCGCATAATAACAAATCGGGCGATAGCTGCCCTAAAATAACAGTGGGCAAGCTAACCGAAGCAAATGGGATTAAATCTATGCCTGTGCATATTCATGTTCACCACGGTTTGGTTGATGGTTATCATGTGGGTTTATATATCGATAAGTTACAGCAACTGTTGGATGGGTAA
- the panC gene encoding pantoate--beta-alanine ligase codes for MKVFKRIKELQAHLQQLRANDKTIGLVPTMGALHQGHLSLVGQARDNADVVISTIFVNPTQFNDPKDLERYPRPIEQDMHKLEQIGCDILFNPEVSEMYAGNEQWHLEIGELEHLLEGKFRPGHYQGVTQVVFKLFDIVKPDVALFGQKDYQQFKVIARMVDLLKLPIRLVMCPILRDDDGLAMSSRNIHLSATERQNALILSKALFWLKDNFKSNNITQLQEQAANIIRQQDGVDLEYLEIADGETLHTANQNSVSFVALVAARVGKTRLIDNVLLND; via the coding sequence TTGAAGGTTTTTAAACGTATAAAAGAATTGCAGGCGCACCTGCAACAGCTGCGGGCAAATGATAAAACCATTGGCTTGGTGCCAACTATGGGCGCTTTACACCAGGGGCACCTGTCGCTTGTAGGGCAGGCGCGTGATAACGCCGATGTGGTGATCAGTACCATTTTTGTAAACCCAACCCAGTTTAACGACCCTAAAGACCTGGAGCGCTACCCCCGCCCTATTGAGCAGGATATGCACAAACTGGAGCAAATTGGCTGCGATATTTTGTTTAACCCCGAGGTAAGCGAGATGTATGCCGGCAATGAGCAATGGCATTTGGAGATAGGCGAACTGGAGCATTTGTTGGAAGGCAAATTCCGTCCCGGGCATTACCAGGGGGTAACACAGGTGGTATTTAAGCTGTTTGATATTGTAAAGCCCGATGTGGCCCTGTTTGGCCAAAAGGATTACCAGCAGTTTAAAGTAATAGCCCGCATGGTCGATCTGCTGAAACTACCAATCAGGCTGGTAATGTGCCCCATCCTGCGCGATGATGACGGACTAGCTATGAGCTCGCGCAATATTCATCTATCCGCTACCGAAAGGCAAAACGCACTGATCCTCTCAAAAGCACTGTTTTGGTTAAAGGATAATTTTAAATCAAACAACATTACTCAACTGCAAGAGCAGGCAGCCAATATCATCAGGCAGCAGGACGGCGTCGACCTGGAATATTTGGAAATAGCCGATGGTGAAACGCTGCACACGGCCAATCAAAACTCGGTATCGTTTGTTGCTTTAGTAGCCGCCCGCGTGGGCAAAACCAGACTGATTGACAATGTGTTATTGAACGATTAG
- a CDS encoding TonB-dependent receptor, producing the protein MKLKIFGFLLMQFIFIIAAKANVISITGKVIDATNKMTLPGATISIPDLKLTAATDNNGNFSFKSLPSKGKLIMQVQYIGYKTLTQVVDMASTMPIVFELQPTSIETKEVVITGTPTSANNKRNSTSASTLNRDELLRPSTNLIDAVAKQVPGFSQITTGPSISKPVIRGLSANRVVTLDDGVKQQGQQFGDEHGIEIDQFKIERVEVLKGAASLMYGSDALGGVLNLLEPLTTPDGEVRGEVVSNYSTNNGLTSNSVMMTGNENGFVWRGRGSYKNAYSFNTPTGYFPNSGFNETDLNGMLGVNKSWGYSHLNLSYFKNNIGFYDPQFNAAGNYVNDDGLAFTDKDYHSRTIDFPRQDIRHYKIALDNNFILSSGSLKVNLGYQKNQRRELDNPTPALFFDLNTYSGDAKYYVNAANGWEPVFGISADAGHSVNKGTEFLVPAYDTYGIGVFGYIKKNWDKSTFNFGLRYDYRDNKGKGLTEDDGTVRFNPFNNSASNVSTALGYTYEFNDQLSFKANGGTAFRAPNVAELGSNGVHEGTFRYEVGNPNLSPERSYQTDAALQFDNNTVSASLGIYNNYIHNFIYAANTKGDNITITDDNGDPQLYPVYRYTQVNANLYGVEASLTLHPVHFIHLDNTFGYTHAQNTTLDRPLSFIPAANMHNTLRFEPNIGKLKDSYISIGLDNYFAQNRFDAAFETPTSAYTLINASVGTTVALGKQKIKVYIAGNNLADKKYYDALSRLKPGRLDQTDPTLGVYNPGRSITFGISVPFILAKAN; encoded by the coding sequence ATGAAATTAAAAATATTCGGCTTTTTGCTGATGCAGTTTATATTTATTATCGCCGCTAAGGCAAACGTAATTAGCATCACCGGTAAGGTAATTGATGCTACCAACAAAATGACGCTTCCGGGGGCCACCATCTCCATCCCCGACTTGAAACTGACCGCCGCTACCGACAACAACGGTAACTTCAGCTTTAAATCGCTGCCATCAAAAGGTAAGCTGATCATGCAGGTGCAGTACATCGGCTATAAAACCCTAACGCAGGTAGTGGATATGGCTTCTACCATGCCAATCGTATTCGAGTTGCAGCCTACCAGTATCGAAACCAAGGAAGTGGTAATTACCGGTACGCCAACAAGCGCTAACAACAAGCGCAACAGTACATCGGCATCTACGCTTAACCGCGACGAACTACTCCGCCCATCTACCAACCTGATAGACGCGGTAGCCAAGCAGGTGCCTGGCTTCTCACAGATCACTACCGGTCCGTCTATATCAAAACCTGTTATCCGTGGGTTAAGCGCTAACCGTGTGGTTACACTTGATGACGGCGTGAAGCAACAAGGCCAGCAATTTGGCGATGAACACGGCATCGAGATCGATCAGTTTAAGATAGAGCGGGTAGAAGTATTAAAAGGTGCAGCTTCATTGATGTACGGCTCGGACGCCTTGGGTGGTGTGCTTAATCTGCTGGAACCCTTGACTACGCCCGACGGCGAAGTTCGTGGCGAGGTGGTATCCAACTATTCAACTAACAATGGTTTAACCAGCAATTCGGTAATGATGACCGGTAACGAGAATGGCTTTGTATGGCGCGGACGCGGATCGTACAAAAACGCTTATTCGTTCAATACGCCAACTGGCTACTTCCCTAATTCGGGTTTTAATGAGACCGATCTGAACGGCATGCTGGGCGTAAACAAAAGCTGGGGTTACTCGCATTTAAACCTGAGCTACTTTAAAAACAACATCGGTTTTTACGATCCGCAATTTAACGCCGCAGGCAATTACGTAAATGATGATGGCCTTGCCTTTACCGATAAGGATTACCACAGCCGCACTATCGACTTCCCTCGCCAGGATATCCGCCATTATAAAATAGCGCTGGATAATAATTTTATCCTGAGCTCCGGTTCGTTAAAAGTAAACCTGGGTTACCAGAAAAACCAGCGTCGCGAGTTGGATAATCCAACCCCGGCCCTGTTCTTTGATTTGAACACCTACTCAGGCGATGCGAAATATTATGTAAACGCCGCCAACGGCTGGGAGCCGGTATTCGGCATCAGTGCCGACGCGGGCCACAGTGTTAACAAAGGCACCGAATTTTTAGTTCCGGCTTATGATACCTACGGTATTGGCGTGTTTGGGTACATCAAAAAGAACTGGGATAAAAGCACTTTCAATTTTGGTTTGCGTTATGATTACCGTGACAATAAAGGCAAGGGCCTTACCGAAGATGACGGCACCGTACGTTTCAACCCTTTCAATAACTCAGCATCAAACGTAAGCACCGCCCTGGGTTATACCTACGAGTTTAACGATCAGCTAAGCTTTAAAGCCAACGGCGGTACTGCTTTTCGCGCGCCAAACGTTGCCGAACTTGGTTCTAACGGCGTACACGAAGGCACTTTCCGCTACGAGGTGGGTAACCCTAATTTAAGTCCGGAACGCAGCTATCAGACCGACGCCGCCCTACAGTTTGATAACAATACGGTATCTGCCAGCTTAGGTATCTACAATAATTATATCCACAATTTTATTTATGCAGCTAACACCAAGGGCGATAATATAACCATAACCGACGATAACGGCGATCCGCAACTATACCCGGTTTATCGCTATACCCAGGTTAATGCCAACCTTTATGGTGTAGAAGCCAGCCTTACGCTGCACCCGGTGCACTTTATACACCTGGATAATACTTTTGGTTATACCCATGCGCAAAACACTACGCTGGATAGGCCGCTTTCGTTTATCCCGGCTGCCAATATGCACAATACCTTAAGGTTTGAGCCTAACATTGGTAAGTTAAAGGATAGCTATATCTCTATAGGGTTAGACAACTACTTCGCGCAAAACCGCTTTGATGCCGCCTTTGAAACACCGACAAGCGCTTATACTTTAATTAACGCATCGGTTGGCACCACGGTAGCGCTGGGCAAGCAAAAAATAAAAGTTTATATAGCCGGTAATAACCTGGCTGATAAGAAATACTACGATGCCCTGAGCCGCCTGAAACCCGGCCGCCTTGACCAAACCGACCCTACCCTTGGCGTTTATAACCCGGGACGTAGCATTACGTTTGGCATTAGCGTGCCGTTTATATTGGCGAAGGCTAATTAA
- a CDS encoding sterol desaturase family protein: MLIVILTCFAFCFIIEKSIPGWRLPEVPTWIIRVLAINFIQLLVVVAAGFTWEKWLSTYSLFHLSAHVPAWAGGMIAYFGATFIFYWWHRWRHESDFLWTRFHQIHHSAQRIEVITSFYKHPLEMTVNSIIGSLLVYTLLGLNPEAGAIYTLCTALGEFFYHTNVKTPQWVGYIFQRPEMHRIHHEYEKHSNNYGDIVWWDMLFGTYSNPKNFTTSCGFDTEKELRLKDMLKFKDVHKC, translated from the coding sequence ATGCTTATCGTCATTCTCACCTGCTTCGCTTTTTGTTTCATTATCGAAAAAAGCATCCCCGGCTGGCGCCTGCCCGAAGTGCCTACCTGGATCATCCGCGTGCTGGCTATTAATTTTATTCAACTGCTGGTGGTGGTGGCTGCCGGCTTTACCTGGGAAAAATGGCTTTCAACCTATTCGTTGTTTCATCTGTCGGCACATGTACCAGCATGGGCTGGCGGAATGATCGCCTACTTCGGTGCCACCTTTATATTTTACTGGTGGCACCGCTGGAGGCACGAAAGCGATTTTTTATGGACGCGCTTCCACCAGATCCATCACAGCGCCCAGCGTATCGAGGTGATCACGTCGTTCTACAAACACCCGTTGGAGATGACGGTAAACTCCATTATCGGCAGTTTGCTGGTTTACACATTGCTGGGTTTAAACCCCGAAGCAGGCGCTATTTACACGCTGTGCACTGCCCTGGGCGAGTTTTTCTATCATACCAATGTAAAAACGCCGCAGTGGGTGGGCTACATTTTTCAGCGCCCCGAGATGCACCGCATACACCACGAATACGAAAAACATAGCAATAATTACGGCGATATTGTTTGGTGGGATATGTTATTTGGCACTTACAGCAATCCAAAGAATTTTACAACATCCTGCGGTTTCGATACCGAAAAGGAGCTACGGCTGAAGGATATGCTTAAATTTAAAGATGTTCACAAATGCTGA
- a CDS encoding Crp/Fnr family transcriptional regulator: protein MDTSPLFQTLNSITILSQPLKDAIAGMLVEGQVKKKQQILKSGQVSQRICFIKQGFVRAYYDKGDSTFTNWFMDTGDIIISVYSFFSRKPSFENIEALEDCTLQSITWDQLQYLYKTFPEFNITGRVITEQYYIRSEERAIDLQTLTATQRYEKLLAQYPGILQKATLGQIATYLSIKQETLSRIRAR, encoded by the coding sequence ATGGACACCTCGCCACTTTTTCAAACACTTAACAGCATCACCATTTTATCGCAGCCATTAAAAGATGCTATTGCCGGTATGCTGGTAGAGGGGCAGGTAAAAAAGAAGCAGCAGATATTAAAAAGCGGGCAGGTATCGCAACGCATCTGTTTTATAAAGCAGGGTTTTGTACGTGCCTATTACGATAAAGGCGACAGCACTTTTACTAATTGGTTTATGGATACTGGCGATATCATCATATCGGTTTACAGCTTCTTTTCGCGTAAACCATCGTTTGAAAATATCGAAGCTTTGGAAGATTGCACACTGCAATCCATCACCTGGGACCAGTTGCAATATCTGTACAAAACCTTCCCTGAGTTTAACATCACCGGCCGCGTGATTACCGAGCAATACTATATTCGCAGCGAGGAACGGGCTATTGATTTGCAGACACTCACCGCCACACAACGTTATGAAAAGTTGCTGGCGCAATATCCCGGCATCTTGCAAAAAGCTACACTGGGGCAAATTGCCACTTACTTAAGCATTAAGCAGGAGACTTTAAGCAGGATAAGAGCGCGATAG
- a CDS encoding glycogen/starch synthase — MGKSKLLFITHEMSPFLDLTKISEITRQLPQAMQDKGFEIRILMPRFGNINERRNRLHEVIRLSGMNIIINDNDNPLIIKVASIPSARMQVYFLDNDEYFQRKHVFADKDGKFYADNDERMIFFCKGAIETVKKLGWSPDIVHCHGWMSSLVPVYLKTTYKDDPTFKHSKVIYSIYDKEFSGALNADFAHKAIMADMNEEHTEVFKPGTNAALDAGAVKYSDGVVLGSADIDAETLNNVKNSHKSVLEFEETADFENYYNFYDEITNEELVHVA, encoded by the coding sequence ATGGGTAAATCTAAGCTTCTGTTTATAACTCATGAAATGTCACCTTTTCTCGATCTCACAAAAATTTCTGAAATAACCCGCCAGCTGCCCCAGGCTATGCAGGATAAGGGTTTTGAGATCCGTATACTAATGCCCCGTTTCGGCAATATTAACGAAAGGCGCAACCGTTTACACGAAGTTATCCGTTTATCAGGGATGAATATTATTATCAATGATAATGATAATCCGCTGATCATTAAAGTGGCCTCTATTCCATCGGCCCGTATGCAGGTTTATTTCCTTGATAACGATGAGTACTTTCAGCGCAAGCACGTATTTGCCGATAAGGATGGTAAATTTTATGCCGATAACGATGAGCGCATGATCTTCTTCTGCAAGGGGGCTATTGAAACGGTGAAAAAATTAGGCTGGTCGCCGGATATTGTACATTGCCACGGCTGGATGAGCTCCCTGGTGCCGGTTTATTTGAAAACCACCTATAAAGACGATCCTACCTTTAAGCATTCGAAGGTGATCTATTCTATCTACGACAAGGAATTTAGCGGCGCTTTAAATGCTGATTTCGCGCATAAAGCCATTATGGCCGACATGAACGAAGAGCATACCGAAGTGTTTAAGCCGGGTACTAACGCCGCGCTTGATGCCGGTGCCGTAAAATATTCGGATGGTGTGGTTTTGGGCAGTGCAGATATTGATGCGGAAACGTTAAATAATGTTAAAAACAGCCATAAATCGGTTTTAGAATTTGAAGAGACCGCAGATTTCGAAAATTATTACAATTTTTACGACGAAATCACCAATGAGGAATTGGTGCATGTTGCATAA
- the glmS gene encoding glutamine--fructose-6-phosphate transaminase (isomerizing) has translation MCGIVGYIGYRDAYPIIIKGLQRLEYRGYDSAGIALLDKELKVYKKAGKVSDLENFVKDVSLKGAVGMGHTRWATHGAPSDRNSHPHSSGDRKLTIIHNGIIENYSVIKEALLAKGHVFKSDTDTEVLVHLVEDIQNETGLDVQEAVRIALNRVIGAYAIVIMSQDDPDLLIAARKGSPLVIGVGKDEYFIASDATPIVEYTKNVIYLNDNEIAYIRREDLLIKNIDNTVQTPYIQKLDLQLEMLEKGGYDHFMLKEIYEQPRSIRDCMRGRIYPDNGIVQLGGIKEYTEKLKNIDRIIIVACGTSWHAGLVGEYLIEEYARVPVEVEYASEFRYRNPIISEKDLVIAISQSGETADTMAAIELAKEKGATIFGICNVVGASIPRTTHAGVYTHAGPEIGVASTKAFTAQVTVLTLMAFYIAQQRGKITQGKMVEYLTQLDEIPQLVEKALKSSGQIKAIAEKFKDSNNCLFLGRGSSFPVALEGALKLKEISYIHAEGYPAAEMKHGPIALIDADMPVVFIATKHSSYEKVVSNIQEVKARGGRVIAIVTEGDTTVRDMAEYVIEIPQTGEAFVPLLATIPLQLLSYYIAVMRGCNVDQPRNLAKSVTVE, from the coding sequence ATGTGCGGAATTGTAGGTTACATAGGCTATAGGGATGCTTATCCCATCATTATAAAAGGTTTACAACGTTTAGAATACCGTGGCTATGATAGCGCCGGTATTGCTTTGTTAGATAAAGAGCTAAAGGTTTATAAAAAAGCCGGTAAGGTAAGCGACCTGGAAAACTTTGTAAAAGATGTTAGCCTTAAAGGTGCTGTTGGCATGGGCCACACCCGCTGGGCTACACACGGCGCCCCGAGCGACCGTAACTCGCACCCCCATTCATCTGGCGACAGGAAGCTGACCATCATCCATAACGGTATTATCGAAAACTATTCGGTAATTAAAGAAGCTTTATTGGCGAAGGGCCATGTTTTTAAAAGCGATACCGATACCGAAGTGCTGGTTCACCTGGTTGAGGATATTCAAAACGAAACCGGCCTTGATGTGCAGGAAGCTGTACGTATAGCTTTAAACAGGGTAATAGGCGCATACGCTATCGTAATTATGAGCCAGGATGATCCCGATTTGCTGATAGCTGCCCGCAAAGGAAGCCCGCTGGTGATTGGGGTGGGTAAGGATGAATACTTCATCGCTTCGGATGCTACGCCTATTGTGGAGTACACCAAGAATGTGATCTACCTGAATGACAATGAGATCGCCTACATCCGTCGCGAAGACCTGCTGATCAAGAATATTGACAATACCGTTCAGACGCCATACATTCAAAAGCTTGATCTGCAGTTAGAGATGCTGGAGAAAGGTGGCTACGACCACTTTATGTTAAAGGAGATATACGAGCAGCCACGCTCTATCCGCGATTGTATGCGCGGCCGTATTTATCCTGATAATGGCATCGTGCAGTTGGGTGGTATAAAGGAATATACCGAGAAGCTAAAAAATATCGATCGTATTATCATCGTAGCCTGCGGTACATCGTGGCATGCGGGTTTAGTGGGCGAATACCTGATAGAGGAATATGCCCGTGTACCGGTTGAAGTGGAGTATGCTTCTGAGTTCAGGTATCGTAATCCTATCATTTCCGAAAAAGACCTGGTGATAGCTATTTCACAATCGGGCGAAACGGCAGATACGATGGCCGCTATTGAACTGGCTAAGGAGAAAGGTGCTACCATTTTCGGGATCTGTAATGTGGTTGGCGCATCTATTCCGCGTACTACACATGCCGGGGTTTATACACACGCAGGTCCGGAGATTGGTGTAGCCTCAACCAAGGCGTTTACTGCCCAGGTAACTGTGTTAACGCTAATGGCGTTCTATATCGCCCAGCAACGTGGTAAAATTACCCAGGGAAAAATGGTTGAATACCTGACTCAGCTGGATGAGATACCGCAGCTGGTAGAAAAGGCCTTAAAATCGAGCGGGCAGATCAAAGCGATTGCCGAGAAGTTTAAAGATTCTAACAACTGCCTGTTCCTGGGGCGTGGCAGTTCATTCCCGGTTGCGCTTGAGGGAGCCTTAAAGCTGAAGGAGATCTCCTACATACACGCCGAGGGCTATCCTGCTGCCGAAATGAAACATGGCCCTATCGCGCTGATCGACGCTGATATGCCGGTAGTGTTTATCGCTACCAAACATTCATCGTATGAGAAAGTGGTGAGTAACATACAGGAAGTAAAAGCCCGCGGCGGTCGTGTAATTGCCATTGTAACCGAAGGGGACACCACTGTTAGGGATATGGCCGAATACGTGATAGAGATACCACAAACCGGCGAAGCCTTTGTGCCGCTGCTGGCTACCATTCCGCTGCAATTGTTATCGTACTATATAGCTGTAATGCGTGGTTGTAATGTAGACCAGCCGCGTAACCTGGCAAAATCTGTAACAGTAGAATAA
- a CDS encoding DUF4270 family protein: MKFFRLDLLTLLISLFILSGCKNQDGIGLTPDNALNGSLLVYDNIVVNTVPEDTTVTSGLGKTPLGYFNDPQIGTTESNIAASLALPSYSAYTVPSGTITIDSAVLVLRYADGFYGDSLNSKYKVNIYQLTEKPSATDIYYNTRSWSYDNSVLLGTKAFNSRTHTKFKITDIVAGAKDTMKLVPAQLRVPISNSFIQTSLFGASSVQLASNTAFQNAVKGLYITMDKAQQGAGGNFMMAIDSSRIDVYYRTDNGGTLDTTVVSMPLAQRAAEIKHTYTASVQAVINNQATSNSAFYVQGLLGLRTKISFPDLKSVITSAGSDIVINRAELVVTPTIGSTIPFTPQSKLSLYQLDIARQRTLVQDASPADKRYLGVDVFGGYYTASNDYHFVITGYIQDLMNGKTKDYGTYLGAVDFTNTTTVDYLATPSTAGRVIGAGTISNKSSADYPYRVKLNIIYTKVIK; this comes from the coding sequence ATGAAATTTTTCCGATTAGACTTATTGACCCTGTTAATAAGTCTTTTTATTTTAAGTGGATGTAAAAACCAGGATGGCATTGGCCTTACGCCTGATAATGCCTTAAATGGTTCACTGCTGGTTTATGATAATATTGTTGTAAACACCGTTCCGGAGGATACTACCGTTACCAGCGGGTTGGGTAAAACTCCGCTGGGCTACTTTAACGACCCGCAGATAGGGACTACCGAATCTAACATTGCGGCAAGCTTAGCGCTGCCGTCTTATTCGGCCTATACCGTTCCGTCGGGTACTATAACTATCGACTCTGCTGTATTGGTATTGCGTTACGCTGATGGCTTTTACGGCGACTCGTTGAACTCAAAATACAAGGTAAACATATATCAGCTTACCGAAAAGCCATCAGCCACAGATATCTATTATAACACCCGTAGCTGGAGTTATGACAATAGCGTATTGCTGGGTACAAAAGCATTTAACTCGCGCACGCATACCAAATTTAAAATAACCGATATTGTTGCCGGCGCTAAGGATACAATGAAACTGGTTCCAGCGCAATTACGTGTGCCTATTAGCAATTCGTTTATCCAAACTTCGCTTTTTGGCGCATCCAGTGTGCAGTTGGCATCAAATACAGCTTTTCAGAACGCTGTGAAAGGCTTGTATATCACTATGGATAAAGCTCAGCAGGGTGCAGGTGGTAATTTTATGATGGCCATCGACTCGAGCCGCATAGATGTTTATTATCGTACGGATAACGGCGGCACCCTTGATACTACAGTTGTTTCGATGCCGCTTGCCCAGCGCGCTGCCGAAATTAAGCACACTTATACAGCTTCTGTGCAAGCCGTGATTAATAACCAGGCCACATCAAACAGCGCGTTTTATGTGCAGGGATTGCTGGGTTTGCGCACAAAGATCAGTTTCCCCGATCTTAAGAGCGTTATTACCAGTGCGGGCAGCGATATTGTAATTAACCGGGCCGAACTGGTTGTTACGCCAACAATTGGCAGCACTATACCTTTTACGCCACAAAGTAAATTATCTTTATATCAACTTGATATTGCCAGGCAACGCACATTGGTGCAGGACGCTTCACCAGCCGACAAACGTTACCTGGGTGTTGATGTTTTTGGTGGATATTATACTGCCTCAAACGATTATCACTTTGTTATAACCGGCTACATACAGGATTTGATGAATGGTAAGACTAAAGATTACGGAACTTATCTTGGCGCGGTAGATTTTACCAACACAACCACTGTTGATTACCTGGCTACACCGTCCACTGCCGGGCGCGTCATCGGAGCAGGTACAATATCCAATAAATCGTCTGCAGATTACCCATACCGGGTGAAGTTGAATATAATTTATACTAAGGTTATCAAATAA